Genomic segment of Arcobacter sp. LA11:
ACTCTTTCAATATTTGCTAATAACATTTCATCAAGTTTTACATCAGTAAAGATTATTACATCAATATTTTTTTCATTTTTAGAAGTTAAAAGTGATACATCACCAAACTCAATATTTCCTGTATGCTTTGAAGCTTCTTTCTTTAAATTTTCAGTTGAATTTCCAATTATTAAAACATTTTGAGCTTCTTTATGAGTACAAAGTGGAGTATGCACCATCATTTCATTAAAAGTTTGATTATCTCTCATTTATGAATGTCCTTATTTTTTATAAAATTTTGGATATAATACCAAAAAATTTTTAAATTACAAGGATAAATTAATGTGTGCTGAAAAATTACAGCGTATTTTAATGGCAATAGTATTAACGGTATCACTTTTTTTACTTTTAAATGGTTCTATTTTTGGAATTGTTTTACAAGTATTTGTGATTTCAATGGTTTTAATATGGGCATTCACAGATTTTTGTCCTTCTCTTTGGGCATTTAAAAAAATGTTTGGAGCTTGTGAAAAAAAAGAAAATAAGGAAAATAATGGCAACAGTTAGTTACAAAGATGCTGGCGTAGATATCGATGCAGGAAATCAATTTGTAGAGAATATTAAACCTCTTGTTAAATCAACGATGATTCCAGGAGTACTTGGTGGAATTGGTTCATTTGCAGGTGCATTTGAACTTCCAACAGGATACAAAGAACCTGTAATTCTTTCTGGAACAGATGGAGTTGGAACAAAATTAAAATTAGCAATTGATTCTAAAAAATTTGATACAGTTGGTATTGACTTAGTAGCTATGTGTACAAATGATTTATTATGTAACTTTGGAGAGCCATTATTCTTCTTGGATTATTATGCAACTGCAAAGCTTGAAGTTGATGAAGCTACTGATGTTGTAAAAGGTATTGCAGAGGGTTGTATTAGATCTGAGTGTTCATTAGTTGGTGGAGAAACTGCTGAGATGCCAGGTATGTACAAAGAAGGTGATTTTGATTTAGCTGGTTTTTGTGTTGGTATTGCGGAAAAAGCAGAGTTAAATAGGATTGAAAGAATTGAAGCTGGTGATACACTAATTGCACTTCCAAGTTCTGGTATCCACTCAAATGGTTTTTCACTTGTAAGAAAGCTTCTTTTAGAAAAATTAGGAATGTCTTTAGAAGATGAGTTTGATGGAAAACTATTAAAAGATGTATTA
This window contains:
- the purM gene encoding phosphoribosylformylglycinamidine cyclo-ligase gives rise to the protein MATVSYKDAGVDIDAGNQFVENIKPLVKSTMIPGVLGGIGSFAGAFELPTGYKEPVILSGTDGVGTKLKLAIDSKKFDTVGIDLVAMCTNDLLCNFGEPLFFLDYYATAKLEVDEATDVVKGIAEGCIRSECSLVGGETAEMPGMYKEGDFDLAGFCVGIAEKAELNRIERIEAGDTLIALPSSGIHSNGFSLVRKLLLEKLGMSLEDEFDGKLLKDVLLEPTRIYVKEFKANKEHINALAHITGGGITENLPRVLPDNFKAVVKRDAIKVLPIFEFMGQFVETEEMYRTFNMGVGMVLVVNPANVDAVLANTDGYVIGEIANGEKGVEFI
- a CDS encoding phosphoribosylaminoimidazole synthetase, with translation MCAEKLQRILMAIVLTVSLFLLLNGSIFGIVLQVFVISMVLIWAFTDFCPSLWAFKKMFGACEKKENKENNGNS